gacatctacaggttaggaaatgagtgcaggACACGGAGAGCGCatgcgtcaataacagtgcctccacacacacacacacacatacacgtggaGACGTGTTCGCGAACGTAttcgaggctaataggactctaaatgattcgaaacaattcgctttttatcacattatttagtggtagtttattatagtgaccgtcgcctacctccgcgaacggtggaagcgtttatacttgcttttctttgcagtgttgttcgaaacaatatgtggtagcaTAAGAAacaccctcaaaaacaggggaaggaacatttacctgacgaactttaatgttgcttttgtgtttcaggtttgaaaagtgctggaatttgttcatttcacaacaaatatctgtctgactgaacagttctctcgtattacgtccattaaataatttgataaaaagAAGTGGctttgaaatggacctttaaagtgacgtacaagtgcttgaattccaccttttaaacgtgtatgaatcctgcaaacatgactttgttcattgcgctgaggcgcggcgcgcgcgaagtaacaaaatttgagaggtgcacagggtggccaggtcctacaaaaatttccctcacaaagtcagtgtgcgaatcgacagcgcgcgacgccctcgcgcacgggcggagccactgcgatatTATCGTATATCGcgataatttctgggacaatatatcgttttgaaaattttgttatcgtgacaggcctagtcatcatagtttgcttacccattttgacccagttcccaacccaactttaagaatagattaacggcaataatttttatatcgcccgataagagtatcaaattaacgaacgccgttaacggcccaccacttatatatatatatatatatatatataaaatataaagcaTTAACACCAGATGTAGCGCAGCGTGGAGAACATGCGGGCTCTCTGGAGCCACCTGAGGCCTTTTGTCAGCGTCAGAATGCACCCGAAGCTGTGGCTCACACAGTGAGCGTGTCCTTCTCCCCAGCCAAAGCCCACCTGCATGGTGCAGCCCATGACCCACGCACTTCCCACGGGTGTCGAGAGAgttgaagaagaggaggagaagaaggtgTGTCTTCCCGGCTTCACGGGACTGGTCAACCTGGGCAACACCTGCTTCATGAACAGTGTGATCCAATCTCTATCCAACACCAGGGAGCTGAGGGACTATTTCCATGGTAAGCAACATCAAACACAGTATTTGAGGTGTTTGTGTTGTCATTTATGGTCCATGGGTTGTGTTTACGTATCACATTACGTATCACCCTAGAGTAAATTTTACTTTAAAATGGCCATTGAAATGATATCTGTACATTAAAGCAACAAAAAAACCCCTGCTTGTTCAGCCAATGATCATTTATGTTCCTGCTGCTGAAATGATTGCTACCTGATTTGTGTGCATTTGTATGTTACCATTGGCATTTCCCTCATCCAGATCGGGCATTTGAGGCAGAGATCAACTGTAATAACCCACTGGGCACTGGTGGAAGACTGGCCATAGGGTTTGCCGTTCTGCTCCGGGCATTATGGAAAGGCACCCACCATGCGTTCCAGCCCTCTAAATTAAAGGTAGCGGTCTCCCTCAACCTACTGCCCCCCCTGCTGGCACCTCACTGGTTCACCTTCCCATTGCTCACGTTCCCTGTCATCAGCCCTAAATTTAGCAGGTAAGCAGCCTGATGTGTTTTGTGTCTCCCGGTAGGCGATCGTAGCCAGCAAGGCCAGCCAGTTTACGGGCTACGCTCAGCACGATGCCCAGGAATTCATGGCCTTCCTGTTGGACGGGCTACACGAGGACCTGAACCGCATCCAGAATAAACCCTACACCGAAACGGTGGACTCGGATGGACGGCAGGACGAGGTGGGAGTCGGGACAGCTTCGTCCAGCGCAGTGCCGTCCTTGTTGGGTGCTGACGGAGTAACACGGAGGTCCCCCAGGGCCTGGGGCCTCCTCTCTAAATCAGTTTGGCCAGCTGTTTCAGAACACTCCTTCTGACCTGCGTTTGTGGTCAAGGACGTGTCTGATGTAATATCTGCTGGCTCACGCTGCTTTTGCACGTCTCACCCAGCCATATTTGCTGTCCATATATAGTTTATATATACAATTAATTCAGATGCTTGTCTGCAAATATTTCATTAACAATGGCGAGAACTGTGTTTGCTTTTCTGATTTGACAGGTTGTAGCCGAAGAAGCGTGGCAGAGACACAAGATGAGGAATGACTCGTTTATAGTTGATCTGTTCCAAGGCCAGTACAAGTCAAAGCTGGTTTGTCCAGTGTGCTCTAAGGTAAGCCAAGCAAGTTTGGATTCTTTAAGATGTGTTTTTTTAAAGACTGTGCGTGCGAGTATACATGTACAacttgtatatatatttttgctttatcTGATGTCTGATCAGTTGCCTCCCTTCCCTCTCTAGGTTTCTATTACCTTTGATCCTTTCCTGTACCTACCTGTACCCCTACCTCAGAAACAGAAGGTGCTGACTGTCTTTTATTTTGCTAAGGAGCCCCACAAGAAGCCAGTAAAGGTGAAATTAATCAAATGCTTTCATACATGCATAAAGCATAGAATATCTCTCTCatatttttgtccattttatttatatatatatatatatatatatatatatatatatatatatatatatatatatatatatatatatatatatatatatataaattaaaaggacaaaaaatatgatatatataatttttatttatttctatttaaAATTGGAAATGCAGTTTTTGGTGAGTGTAAGCAAGGAGAACTCGAGCACAAATGAGGTACTGGAGTCCATTTCCCGGAGTATGAGGGTCAAACCGGAGAACCTGAGGCTGGCAGAGGTATCAAGCTTCTTTAACACTTTCCCCACAACGCCATTTACCCTTCGACACACTCTACATAATGCACACGAGCAGCTGCTTTACTGTATAATTACCGGCAGTTTTTCAAATCTTTTTTCCCCCTCTGGTCCTGCTTAACACGTGGCCCTTGTAACAACGTCGTGTGTAAAATGTGTCCATTTCCTCTCTAGGTGGTGAAGAGTCGCTTCCATCGGATCTTCTTGCCGTCTCACTCCCTTGACGCGGTCTCGTCCTCCGACATGCTCTTCTGTTTTGAGATGGTGTCCAAAGAGCTGACTAAGGAGAAAGTGCTCCTGCTCAGGGTGCATCAGGTCTGACGCTCCATCACACCAGATCTGCCACTTTGCGCCGTTCGACTGTTCTGACCTGTGTGTTGTTTTCACGTCATAAACACATGTGCTCGTGTTGTGCCTTCAGAGGCTTCAGGTTCCCAGTATCCCCATGGCCAAGTGTGCGGCGTGTCAGAAGCCGCCTCAGTCCGACGAGGACAAGCTGAAGCGTTGCATGCGCTGCTACCGCGTGGGCTACTGCAACCAGTGAGTCGTGCATTTTCACTTAATAGGGAGTTTGGGGGGGGTTCACCTGCAACAACTTCTTAAGCATGAGTTCACATTTAAAAAAACCATCTGATTTGGTCATGAAAAGCAACCCATCCCCCGCCCCCCCCTTGTGCTTAAGGACTTGCCAGAAGAACCATTGGCCCAACCACAAGGCCCTGTGTCGACCTAACTTTGAGAACGTGGGGCTgccgtttttgatcagtgtgcCTGAGTCGAGGCTGACCTACGCTCGCCTCACACAGCTCCTGGAAGGGTACGCCAGGTAGGAACCGCCACGCACTTGGACCTTGCGTTCAAGAATCCTCCGGAACAGCAGTGACCGTGACCGCTCTCTCCCTCGTCCCGCTCGCCTTTGCGTCCAGGTACTCTGTGAATGTTTTCCGGCCCCCCTTCCAGTCTGGTCGGACATCTCCAGAGGCCAGCCTGTCCCGCGAGGACCAGCCTGCAGTGACGGGGGCCGTTCCTGATGGCCCGGGGCCGGTGGAGGAAGCTCCGTCTGCGGGTGGATTAGGGGATGCACGGGAGCAGGCCAACTGCATCTCGGGCCCTGAGGCGGAGACGGGACAGGCGTCTGCTCGCTCTGTGGGCGACGTGGATACGCTCTCCACTCGCACCACGGACTCCGGTTTCTCAGAGCTGCCGCCCAGTTCCCAGGACCAGTTTGGAGAAAAGGAAACTTCTTGCGAGAAGGCTGTGAAACCAGAAGGTACCTTTGCAATTGAGGCGTCCATTAAAAACTCCcccttgtttattttatttcatcaaCATTTATACTTCATCTTTGATAGGTTAATAGAAAAGGTTTGTGTTACAAAGTATTGACAAATATGTGGAGTTAATATTTCTTTTGCACTTGTGTTTTCTGCAGCCGCCGTGACGGGTTACCAGCATCCGTCTGAGTGTAACTATGGCAGTGCGTCTCAGTTCTATATATCCCTACTGGATGCCAACAACAAGGAACAAAAACTTGACGACAAAGGTTGGTGTTTTGCCTCTAttgctcacctgtctctctctaactGGTTCCTTCTTTTCACTCACCCCCTTGGCCTTGCTCACCGACTCCCCCTGTAGGTGAGAGTATGCTGGAGGTGACAGAAGACTGCACCTTGGAGCTGGTGTGGAAGAATAACGAGCGGCTGAAGGAGTACGTGCTGGTGCGCTCCAAAGAACTGGAGTTTGACGAGGATCCGGGCTCCGCCAGTGAGACCGCCCGAGCGGGCCACTTCACTCTGGAGCAGTGCCTCAACCTCTTCACCAGGCCCGAGGTGCTTGCCCCAGAGGAGGCATGGTACGCCCACAGACACTTACAGTGGCCCAAAAGCTGAACTGTTCTTTAAAGGAAGCTCACCCAGAGTGTACATTGGTAGTCGTGAGATTTTGCTTTAGCATAATGGAGCTAATAAGTACACTACGTAGAAGACTGTAAACtgtttggatgtgtgttgtCGATTTAATTTAAGTTCTCAAAGCCTTTTTGTCATTGGAGTCATTGGATTGGAGTGTAAATGAAAAAGAAATCTGAAGAAAAACaataattttgtttattttcgTGGCTCAGgtattgtccaaaatgtcagcAGCACAGGGAGGCGTCGAAACAGCTGCTACTGTGGCGTCTGCCCAACGTGCTCATCATCCAGCTCAAACGCTTCTCCTTCCGGAGCTTCATCTGGAGGGACAAGATCAACGACATGGTGGACTTCCCCGTGAGGTACCAGCAAACCCTGGACCACACAGGCTAGATCACAAGATCAGAACCCCACACAGGCTAGATCACAAGATCAGAACCCCACACAGGCTAGATCACAAGATCAGAACCCCACACAGGCTAGATCACAACATCAGAACCCCACACAGGCTAGATCACAACATCAGAACCCCACACAGGCTAGATCACAACATCAGAACCCCACACAGGCTAGATCACATCAGATCAGAACCCCACACAGGCTAGATCACATCAGATCAGAACCCCACACAGGCTAGATCACATCAGATCAGAACCCCACACAGGCTAGATCACATCAGATCAGAACCCCACACAGGCTAGATCACAACATCAGATCAGAACCCTACTTAGGCTAGATCACAACATCAGATCAGAACCCCACTTAGGCTAGATCACAACATCAGATCAGAACCCCACTTAGGCTAGATCACAACATCAGATCAGAACCCCACTTAGGCTAGATCACAACATCAGATCAGAACCCCACTTAGGCTAGATCACAAAATCAGATCAGAACCCCACTTAGGCTAGATCACAACATCAGATCAGAACCCCACTTAGGCTAGATCACAACATCAGATCAGAACCCCACTTAGGCTAGATCACAAGATCAGAACCCCACTTAGGCTAGATCACAAGATCAGAACCCCACTTAGGCTAGATCACAAGATCAGAACCCCACTTAGGCTAGATCACAAGATCAGAACCCCACTTAGGCTAGATCACAAGATCAGATCAGAACCCCACTTAGGCTAGATCAGAAGCTCGTTCATTTGAAAAATGCACCATGGCATGGAGCCACACTCATGTGTGCTTCATACTGATCGTCCACAGAAACCTGGACCTGAGTAAGTTCTGTATCGGTCAGAAGGAAGATGTCCAGCAGCCGCCCATTTACGACCTGTATGCTGTGATAAACCACTATGGAGGAATGATTGGTGGCCACTACACAGCCTACGCACGTCTCCCTAACGACAAGAACAGCCAGCGCAGTGACGTTGGTAAGTAATGAAACCCTTCCCCTGCTGTAAACCAGACGTTTCCCAATCTTAATCTGTCAACGCCGTCTGTAAACACTGGGAATGCCGCGCTAGTAAGACGGTTAACGGCTTTCTGGCAGCACCGTACTGCCTTAGGGTCTCCGACGGCTCTAGTTTCCAGAAACGCTGTGTCACCATTAGCCTTCCGTCCCCCCCAGGTTGGCGTCTGTTTGATGACAGCACCGTGACCACGGTGGAGGAGAGCCAGGTGGTGACGCGCTACGCCTACGTCCTGTTCTACCGCCGAAGGAACTCTCCGGTGGAGCGGCCGCCCCGCCTGCTCACGCCcctgggggcggagtcgccCGGTGCAACCGGAGCCCCGGCCAACCAGGTGAGCTCACTTCCTCCTCCCTCGTCTCTCGTTTCCTCACATGTTGCTTTACCTGGAGCCACTGCATTGTTTATGAGCCCTGGGGATAATGTTTATTATAAGattagataataataataataataataataataataataataataattacccTGGGGATAATGTTTATTATAAGattagataataataataataataataattacccTGGGGATAATGTTCTTAGAAGATCGGGGTTTCTTAAAGCCCAATTCAGTCAACGTAAACTGAATCAATAGATCAGTCAAAGAGGCCTACTGTGAACATcagttcttttttcttttttttttgataaAAGTGGTTGTTTTtcacagtgtgaaatgtggaAAATGTGCCCAGCAGAAAATATTGACTATTGAATTAATAAAGTTACACTCATTGTGCATTTCTCGCTTCTCTATTACCTTGTGGGTGAAATCTGTTCATTTAAAAATGGTGTTTGGATATTGAAGTATGGGTGGTGTTTGCAgatgggtgggggtgtaggtgggggtgtgtgtgggtacggGTGGCTGTATGGATGTGGGCCGGTGGGTGAGTTGCATGCTTACTGGATCACTTGTATTTTATTCACAACTGTGATGAGAAATTGTCATgggtatttttttattttatgtgaTTATATTTTCAGACCGATCAAACTATTATTTATAGATCTGGTCAAGAACTGATTTCAGTGATATCAAGAGACATCTTCGTGaaaattaaacatttgttcCAATTCTGAGATGCAAATCAAAGGTATCAAACATGAAGTATTGTCATTAGTGTAGCTGAGCTGTGAAAAGGAGCAACAATACACATCAAACCAGAGCCAAGGACAACTTGAAAAGATTAGAATGGTTAGAATGAAACAACCACATGGCTTCTGTTCATCAAGTCTCATCAAAACGTGTGAATACTAGCAGTTGCTCTATTATTTGCAATTATTTCTAAAAGCTATTTTCTTGTTTCTCTGCACCACAGAAGTCTGTAAGAGGTTGTTTTTTATATAGAACTACACATTGAAAATGTCCATGCATTAAAAAATGGAAAATGCAGAAAAAAGTTGTTTTTAAAAGGTTCCTTTCCAGTTCCATCTTATATGTTGGATATTTGGACAGTAACCAATGTTTGTTGTTTAAACAAAACATGCTGTTTTGTGTAATGGACATAATGAAATTAAATTCTGGGGTTTTTATCCAGTAAAATTGTTTAAAGAGTTGAATTTGATGGCCTTATATTCTAGGCCATTATACTGTCTGCAGACCAATGTAATGTTAGTTGTTGCAAATTTAGGTGGGTACCGAAAGTTCATGTAGTACTCTGTAGGAATTTGCATCCTCATTAAAATCAGAAATTTAAtaagaggtaaaaaaaaattactattAAGTAATTTTGCTggaattttgccaatacaagaTGATTGTATTGgaatgtcatgtttgagttggTGACTGTCATAAAGTGAACATAAACTACCAGGCTTAAAATGGTGCTGTGCTGAAGTTATGGTCTATAGCCATCATAGGTTCATAGTAATGGAATGGTTTTAATAAAGTTCAGCTGGGCAGTGGGATATCTACAGGGttttatgttcatctacacagtTGGGTATTTGTGATCCATTCAGCAGCTGCCTGCGTTCAAAACTTTGTGCCCAGTTCTACGTGGTACCTGTACATTCAAAGATGGAATCATTAGTTTAAGGCTGACTGTGAGGGAGGGTTTTtctaaaaagaaacaaaaattaACCACCATGGACAACTACTTCCCAGCTGGTGTCATTACTGCTCTGGGGGAACACTGGATACAATTCTCCACAATTGAGCAGTCACGATTCACCGGTTATTTTAGAGATACTAATGAGATACTATGTATAAAACCACTTGGACTTTTGCCATGTAGTGTAGATATGTCAAAATGCACCTGGTCTTGCTTTTAACAAGTCCGCTACACTCGCCATATAAACAATTTGCTAAAAATTTAATTAGGTCAATTGAAATGTCAAAtttcaggaaaaaaaatgtgtttcttaaaatggcctttttcaatTTCATTGTACAATGCTTTTGAATTCAGTATTGTTTGTAAAACATTTCGGATGGAAAGGAGATGATTAATTCATTGTGTACCTTAAGTCTGCTGGTTAAGTCAGCTggttgaaaatgttttttttttttcagttcagGTGATGAGTATTATTTAGCTTTTATTTTGGGAGCCAAAATGAGCATTGCTTTGGCTGTCATTGGGTGCTTTTGAGGCCCGGCCCTATCCTAGAAGCTGACACAGGTTTCCACCAATCGCAGGCGTCTCTGATATGGCAGGaactggaggaggaagaggattgGCAGCATGAGGCTCCTTCCCGGGGCCTGTTCTGGTCTGCTCTGCGACGAAGAGCCAGGGTGACTTCAGACGAAGAGGAGGAAGGTCGCGGAGGGTTGGTGGCAGGGCACCGACGACACCGTGTCTCGGACTATTCAGACGACGACCGCGTCAGATATTTCATCCTAGGCACTCTGGCTGCAGTTTTTGCCTTGCTACTTAACCTCATCTACCCTCTGCTGTCCAGATCTCGCTGGATTTAGGCTGAACGTGGGGACCCCCAACCCACATTTACATGTCCTCCGTACATCTGATGTCAAAATAAGAGCACAGCCCACAaccaacacgcacacaaacgAAAGAATGAAGTTTGCGATGATTGCACTTTACACTTAGAATCCAAGAGGGGCTACAGCTGGATCAGTTTGATGGTGGTTGCCACTGTGATGCCTTGAAACTTGTTACTTAACTCTGGGATGAGAAGCTAAGCGCACTGTGTTGTCTgaagtgtttgtttatttatttatttgattttaaaCATCATGTACTGTATTGTTGCCATAGAATGAATTACTCTTTCAGCATGACCCATACATTTTTTCACAATGTTTCACATACAGAGCAACTCACACTGGTACATAGACTCCAGCTTGCAGCTTGTTAATATGTGGAGTAATTATCTCTAGTAGTAATCCTTAGCTGCAATAGTCCTCTatgtaatctttttttttttttttttttttttttttaagataaaCTTTGGCTTTGACTACTGAACCTGTCTGAGATTAATGGTTCAGTAGTCAAAGCCAAAGTTTATCTTAAAAAAGATTAAGATTACATTCAGCTCCTACCATTCATGCCCATTTGCAAAATTATAGTATATTATGGCCCTTTATATagacatatatatatgattatTCTTGCTCaatgaatattttttttatgcagTGGTTGAGATATCAAACAGGCAGACTTTCCAACATCAATGGCTATATCGGTCCTCGTTGTAGCTTGTGCTAGTTGTCATGCAGTGGTCTCTGACCTCTTAAGAGGAAGTAAGCCTGTCAAGTCTGAGATATCATTATCCTAAGCAGTAATGCTTTTTCTACCCTAGCTCTGTATTTCCAAGGTGGTAGCCTCATCCCTGTACCTTCAAAACTCACTAGCTGCCCGAGCTAGTTCTGTATTGCCCTAACTACAGAATGTCCTTAAGAGGTGTACATTTGCTTATTGTGTAGTTTACCTGGTCAGACTAAAATGCGCCTTCCATCATTTGGAAACATTTCTAATAGATTGCATAGAGTGTGTATTGTCTAAGTCCCATGCATATGTGCAGTCCTGTTGTAGACTAAGATCATGTAAAACTGGATTAACACACTCAGGGATCTTGCTATTTTCTGTAATAGTCCATATGATCCATCCCAATTGCAGTATATCCATTTAACTTCCATTAAGGCTTCAGTAGATGTCAAAACCACTACACCTTTTGTTCCATCGTTGTTATTTTATGCTACTGCATATTTACACACTATGAAGCAAGAATACAGCTGTTGACATCTGGAAATGCAAACGTTTCCACATTCCTACTCATCAAAGTATTCATGTTTGGAAAAATATAACAAGAGTGGAGTGTGATTTGTCCAAATTTTGgggggtttttgtttgtttgcttttgtttaAGCATAGTTCCCATTCCTTCAGGTTACATCCTCCATGATGTAATTACTACATCAGTCATACATGGCGTGAACTCTATGAAAAATCTTTTGCATGTTTTAGAACACTGCTTTTTAAATTTTTGTGTATAGGTCAAATAATCCTATTTAAGATATTGCACATTTGTCACAGCAATAATCCTGTCACAGTACAAATTCTTCAAAGATGTTTTTTGTTCTGCTGTACagtaatttctttattgtaaatttttaaaaaatcagtcTTATATTGCCTGAATAAATTACATTTTTCACATCATAACTTTTCCTGCTTGCAATTAcatgtgattttgttttttaccTTTTGTTCACTGATCAGattgtaattttatttatttatttttttatattgcgTTTGCGAGACTTGCAACCTTTTGATTTATTTTACAGGCTACTAGCCAGGCACTATTTGGGACAGACTTGGACCCTGAAGGACCCCCTCAGTTGGGTACGGAGGTGGCATCTGATCTATTTGCCTGCTCTGCAGAATGTTCTGGCCCATCTTACACCAGCATGGAGGAAGTGGACTAACCCTGACCTGCAGCTGTGGCAGTGAGCAACAGTGGCCCTTGCCTCAGAGAGAGGCCACTCGCTTCAATGAGACTTCAGAGCTCGTCAGTCGATCAAGCCCAGCCCAAGGTGCTCAAGTTGCACTTGTGCAACATTTTTAAACGACAAAATCAGAAAAGGGGAGGggggcaaaaaaaataaaaccatgtGTATATCTCGCAACACTAAGAGTGTGTAGAGCTACACAGGACAGCAGGC
This sequence is a window from Brachyhypopomus gauderio isolate BG-103 chromosome 21, BGAUD_0.2, whole genome shotgun sequence. Protein-coding genes within it:
- the usp19 gene encoding ubiquitin carboxyl-terminal hydrolase 19 isoform X3, which produces MASSTASSEAGRRRAQRGPDDATSSSKKKQKDRANLESRETKRLAANPEGKKDVFLDWKQTVSEVIVRLRCGEEALRVENVDVAFSDDACQVRFPDGREWSCHLHAEIESSCSKVLYKDKGSMLQLVMPKKVPFNTWPTLMQSSKENEPVNILSDNGGSHQLPAEQPGKSSLISETLKTTRQQTPPPPWDQKRGKPDRAAKRGNKNKQAEYLGGSGVKAAEPKPGSKEERTPEPIPKRAVHPSKHSKGSSVAAPPAREPVAKTVINGNPVSLAGHDSTSPSSSGRESKTEPQVKGRVCHGSNLPQQEKVVERTVERNTKDEAKKDQVPACESAVLSRDPVAPPVRTPAPRILHRPEETCIGASAGEEHEKSRVEEGTDVAGQSQSQTESLAQTARSEVLIPAATPKGEEAVHAGEEKRDRCKEEPCEKRGEEENGGPEPMVNLQFVKNDSYEKGTDLMVVNVYLKEICKKTSRVLFREHDFTLIFQTSDANFLRLHPDCGPNTVFKWQVKLRNLIQPDQSSYSFTPSRIDISLRKRHSQRWGGLEAPAPQVGGAKVAVPSGPSSLDVSQPGSSQHALPAKEEPRVGEEKPKPPRTPEDAGLDTVVPRSVSEHVPIKQEPVVATPKPTCMVQPMTHALPTGVERVEEEEEKKVCLPGFTGLVNLGNTCFMNSVIQSLSNTRELRDYFHDRAFEAEINCNNPLGTGGRLAIGFAVLLRALWKGTHHAFQPSKLKAIVASKASQFTGYAQHDAQEFMAFLLDGLHEDLNRIQNKPYTETVDSDGRQDEVVAEEAWQRHKMRNDSFIVDLFQGQYKSKLVCPVCSKVSITFDPFLYLPVPLPQKQKVLTVFYFAKEPHKKPVKFLVSVSKENSSTNEVLESISRSMRVKPENLRLAEVVKSRFHRIFLPSHSLDAVSSSDMLFCFEMVSKELTKEKVLLLRVHQRLQVPSIPMAKCAACQKPPQSDEDKLKRCMRCYRVGYCNQTCQKNHWPNHKALCRPNFENVGLPFLISVPESRLTYARLTQLLEGYARYSVNVFRPPFQSGRTSPEASLSREDQPAVTGAVPDGPGPVEEAPSAGGLGDAREQANCISGPEAETGQASARSVGDVDTLSTRTTDSGFSELPPSSQDQFGEKETSCEKAVKPEAAVTGYQHPSECNYGSASQFYISLLDANNKEQKLDDKGESMLEVTEDCTLELVWKNNERLKEYVLVRSKELEFDEDPGSASETARAGHFTLEQCLNLFTRPEVLAPEEAWYCPKCQQHREASKQLLLWRLPNVLIIQLKRFSFRSFIWRDKINDMVDFPVRNLDLSKFCIGQKEDVQQPPIYDLYAVINHYGGMIGGHYTAYARLPNDKNSQRSDVGWRLFDDSTVTTVEESQVVTRYAYVLFYRRRNSPVERPPRLLTPLGAESPGATGAPANQASLIWQELEEEEDWQHEAPSRGLFWSALRRRARVTSDEEEEGRGGLVAGHRRHRVSDYSDDDRVRYFILGTLAAVFALLLNLIYPLLSRSRWI
- the usp19 gene encoding ubiquitin carboxyl-terminal hydrolase 19 isoform X6 — its product is MSSKENEPVNILSDNGGSHQLPAEQPGKSSLISETLKTTRQQTPPPPWDQKRGKPDRAAKRGNKNKQAEYLGGSGVKAAEPKPGSKEERTPEPIPKRAVHPSKHSKGSSVAAPPAREPVAKTVINGNPVSLAGHDSTSPSSSGRESKTEPQVKGRVCHGSNLPQQEKVVERTVERNTKDEAKKDQVPACESAVLSRDPVAPPVRTPAPRILHRPEETCIGASAGEEHEKSRVEEGTDVAGQSQSQTESLAQTARSEVLIPAATPKGEEAVHAGEEKRDRCKEEPCEKRGEEENGGPEPMVNLQFVKNDSYEKGTDLMVVNVYLKEICKKTSRVLFREHDFTLIFQTSDANFLRLHPDCGPNTVFKWQVKLRNLIQPDQSSYSFTPSRIDISLRKRHSQRWGGLEAPAPQGAVGGAKVAVPSGPSSLDVSQPGSSQHALPAKEEPRVGEEKPKPPRTPEDAGLDTVVPRSVSEHVPIKQEPVVATPKPTCMVQPMTHALPTGVERVEEEEEKKVCLPGFTGLVNLGNTCFMNSVIQSLSNTRELRDYFHDRAFEAEINCNNPLGTGGRLAIGFAVLLRALWKGTHHAFQPSKLKAIVASKASQFTGYAQHDAQEFMAFLLDGLHEDLNRIQNKPYTETVDSDGRQDEVVAEEAWQRHKMRNDSFIVDLFQGQYKSKLVCPVCSKVSITFDPFLYLPVPLPQKQKVLTVFYFAKEPHKKPVKFLVSVSKENSSTNEVLESISRSMRVKPENLRLAEVVKSRFHRIFLPSHSLDAVSSSDMLFCFEMVSKELTKEKVLLLRVHQRLQVPSIPMAKCAACQKPPQSDEDKLKRCMRCYRVGYCNQTCQKNHWPNHKALCRPNFENVGLPFLISVPESRLTYARLTQLLEGYARYSVNVFRPPFQSGRTSPEASLSREDQPAVTGAVPDGPGPVEEAPSAGGLGDAREQANCISGPEAETGQASARSVGDVDTLSTRTTDSGFSELPPSSQDQFGEKETSCEKAVKPEAAVTGYQHPSECNYGSASQFYISLLDANNKEQKLDDKGESMLEVTEDCTLELVWKNNERLKEYVLVRSKELEFDEDPGSASETARAGHFTLEQCLNLFTRPEVLAPEEAWYCPKCQQHREASKQLLLWRLPNVLIIQLKRFSFRSFIWRDKINDMVDFPVRNLDLSKFCIGQKEDVQQPPIYDLYAVINHYGGMIGGHYTAYARLPNDKNSQRSDVGWRLFDDSTVTTVEESQVVTRYAYVLFYRRRNSPVERPPRLLTPLGAESPGATGAPANQASLIWQELEEEEDWQHEAPSRGLFWSALRRRARVTSDEEEEGRGGLVAGHRRHRVSDYSDDDRVRYFILGTLAAVFALLLNLIYPLLSRSRWI